ACTGCTTTAGAAACATCGATTATAGCTTCCGAGGCCGAAACTTTCAATTCAGAATCTCAACCGGCGGTGATGTCAAGCTGCTTGTGTAAAAAGGTGGAGGGTGCGGTTTTTCCATTGAGACTTCTCATTTATTCCATTGAAGATGGCATAGATGATTCGGTCGAGGCTTTCGACGTTGACGAAGCAGACCATGGGCCGGGTGCGGCGACGGACTTCCACAAAGCAGCGCTCGATGGCGTTGGTGGTGCGCAGCTTGCGCCAGAGATGCCGGGGAAAATCGAAAAAGGTCAGCAGTTCC
Above is a window of Terriglobia bacterium DNA encoding:
- a CDS encoding transposase, whose protein sequence is MLTFFDFPRHLWRKLRTTNAIERCFVEVRRRTRPMVCFVNVESLDRIIYAIFNGINEKSQWKNRTLHLFTQAA